One window of candidate division KSB1 bacterium genomic DNA carries:
- a CDS encoding NAD(P)/FAD-dependent oxidoreductase, whose amino-acid sequence MKYDYDMIVIGGGAGGLTAAGMSVSFGAKTALIEAKKLGGDCTWYGCVPSKTLLKAAKIAHYFKTANRYGLEASEVKFDFAKVMEHVHQTQEEVYRDADDPAIYRKMGIDVLAGTAKFLDNHRIEFDENGATSRQLSSRYFVIATGSSAVVPPIEGLSRVDYLTNETLFNLSKLPSKLIVIGAGPIGIEMAQAFIRLNSSVTVINRAERILTRDDRELAVILQEKLQGEGIRFVLKSAVKSINQKNGTISVITEDSSKQTTLTIDGDTVLLSVGRKANIANLGLQEAGIESNKRGIVVNDKCRTSVKNIYAVGDVAGRFQFTHFAEHMAKVATSNALLHFPMTLDSKHITWCTFTEPEMAHVGASENELKQKGISYELYKFPFNKIDRAITENEKIGWIKVYAKKFNGKIYGVNILGTNAGEMIGEYALAMRNGVTLRQMADTIHPYPTYVLGNRRAADQWYVRKQSRSFVWLLQKLFHYHGQLPDTSDPQRII is encoded by the coding sequence ATGAAGTATGATTATGACATGATCGTTATCGGCGGCGGCGCTGGTGGTCTAACCGCAGCTGGAATGTCAGTTTCATTTGGTGCCAAGACCGCATTGATCGAAGCCAAAAAATTAGGCGGCGACTGCACGTGGTATGGCTGCGTCCCAAGTAAAACCTTGTTGAAAGCCGCAAAAATTGCCCACTATTTCAAAACAGCAAATCGTTATGGATTAGAAGCCTCAGAAGTTAAATTTGATTTTGCTAAAGTGATGGAACATGTTCATCAAACCCAGGAAGAAGTTTATAGAGATGCGGATGACCCTGCAATTTATCGGAAAATGGGGATCGATGTCCTGGCCGGGACTGCAAAATTTCTCGACAATCATAGAATTGAATTCGATGAAAATGGTGCTACTTCCAGGCAGTTGTCGTCAAGATACTTCGTAATAGCAACCGGAAGTTCGGCTGTTGTTCCGCCCATCGAAGGTCTTTCGCGTGTCGATTATTTAACAAATGAAACCCTATTCAACTTATCCAAACTTCCATCAAAATTGATTGTTATCGGAGCCGGTCCGATCGGTATCGAAATGGCCCAGGCATTCATTCGATTGAATTCTTCGGTAACCGTCATCAATCGGGCAGAAAGAATATTAACAAGAGACGATCGCGAACTAGCTGTCATCCTGCAGGAAAAGCTTCAAGGAGAAGGAATCCGGTTTGTCTTAAAGTCTGCGGTAAAAAGCATTAACCAAAAGAACGGAACTATCTCTGTTATTACAGAAGATTCATCCAAACAGACGACTTTAACGATTGATGGCGATACTGTCCTGTTATCTGTCGGTCGCAAAGCGAACATCGCCAATTTAGGTTTGCAGGAAGCTGGAATTGAATCCAACAAAAGGGGAATTGTGGTTAATGATAAATGTCGGACTTCAGTAAAAAATATTTATGCTGTCGGAGATGTGGCCGGTAGATTCCAGTTCACACATTTTGCTGAACACATGGCAAAGGTGGCTACCAGCAATGCACTATTACACTTCCCCATGACGCTGGATTCCAAACACATTACCTGGTGTACGTTCACCGAACCGGAGATGGCCCATGTCGGTGCCTCTGAAAATGAATTAAAGCAAAAAGGAATATCTTACGAGCTTTATAAGTTTCCCTTCAATAAAATTGATCGAGCCATTACTGAGAACGAAAAAATCGGATGGATCAAAGTTTATGCAAAAAAATTCAATGGCAAAATTTATGGAGTCAATATTTTGGGAACTAACGCCGGTGAAATGATTGGTGAGTATGCCTTAGCCATGCGAAATGGGGTTACCCTGAGACAAATGGCAGATACGATCCATCCTTATCCCACTTATGTTTTGGGAAATCGGCGGGCTGCGGACCAATGGTATGTAAGAAAGCAATCGAGATCGTTTGTATGGCTGTTGCAAAAACTATTTCACTATCATGGCCAATTACCGGATACAAGTGATCCGCAAAGGATAATTTAA
- a CDS encoding anion permease, producing MSLLFIGIIIGVLFLAYANGANDNFKGVATLFGSDTTNYKTAIIWATITTFAGSICSIFLAKILLNKFTGKGLVPDSVVTSPEFVFAVVIGAAATVLFATFIGYPISTTHSITGALVGSGLMASSAGVDLAKLGSTFFLPLLLSPFIALTLAAMLYILFHFVRLKLGITCQSIAFIRKETEAVPSVVQSSGVAINTSTKLKFGISEGNGQEKYSGSLLGIRFQKMVDVAHFISSGAVSFARGLNDTPKIVALLLGLQVMGMPSSMMIVAIAIALGGLLNAKKVAITMSKKISTFNDGQGLTALLVTSFLVIFSSVLAFPVSTTHVSVGSITGIGLVNRTANMGMISTIVLSWVLTLPMAAGISAMTYLIIS from the coding sequence TTGAGTTTATTGTTCATCGGTATTATAATCGGAGTACTTTTTCTCGCCTACGCCAATGGCGCCAATGATAATTTCAAAGGTGTAGCAACGCTATTTGGCAGTGATACAACAAATTATAAAACTGCAATTATCTGGGCAACGATAACCACTTTTGCCGGCAGCATTTGCTCTATCTTTCTGGCCAAAATACTTCTCAATAAATTTACTGGCAAAGGGTTGGTGCCTGATTCAGTGGTCACTTCACCGGAGTTTGTTTTTGCTGTGGTAATCGGAGCAGCGGCAACTGTTTTGTTTGCAACATTCATCGGCTATCCTATTTCCACAACCCATTCTATCACCGGGGCATTGGTCGGTAGCGGGTTGATGGCATCATCGGCCGGGGTGGACCTGGCTAAACTGGGCAGCACATTCTTTCTGCCATTATTATTAAGCCCTTTCATCGCGTTAACCCTGGCAGCCATGCTATATATCCTTTTTCATTTCGTCCGTTTAAAGCTTGGCATCACTTGCCAATCGATTGCTTTCATTCGCAAAGAGACCGAAGCCGTTCCTTCAGTGGTTCAATCATCCGGTGTGGCAATAAATACTTCGACAAAATTAAAATTCGGCATCTCGGAGGGAAACGGACAGGAAAAGTATTCAGGATCGTTGCTGGGTATTAGATTTCAAAAAATGGTGGATGTTGCACATTTTATCAGTTCCGGCGCTGTTAGTTTTGCCAGAGGATTAAATGACACACCGAAGATCGTCGCGTTGTTATTGGGATTACAAGTGATGGGAATGCCATCGAGCATGATGATTGTCGCTATTGCCATAGCTCTTGGAGGACTTCTAAACGCTAAAAAAGTAGCGATTACAATGAGTAAAAAAATCAGCACTTTTAATGATGGACAGGGACTAACCGCTTTGCTCGTTACCAGTTTCCTGGTCATCTTTTCAAGCGTGTTGGCCTTTCCGGTCTCGACGACGCATGTATCCGTCGGATCAATAACCGGAATCGGATTGGTTAATCGAACTGCTAATATGGGAATGATCTCAACCATTGTCCTGTCTTGGGTTCTTACTTTACCAATGGCTGCCGGGATCAGCGCTATGACCTATTTAATAATCAGTTAA
- the arsM gene encoding arsenosugar biosynthesis arsenite methyltransferase ArsM produces METYLETTKNVYKEAALNPDKGLCCTTSPIWQLPGLSIPQKMLDMNYGCGSTVHPRDLVNNPTILYVGIGGGMELLQFSYFSRKKNGVIGLDVVDEMVTACRENFQEAQRLNSWFESDFIDIRKGDALSLPIEDESIEVAAQNCLFNIFTENDLIQALAEMYRVLQPRGRLVLSDPVCEAAIPDHLRSDERLRALCLTGALPLNDYIKRITDIGFGTIEVRAKRPYRVLDPKKYDTDELIYIESVEICAIKDPMPDDGPCVFTGKTAIFFGDDEYLDDHKGHILVRNQPIAVCDKTAGDLNGLSRDDLLITDSTYFYDGGGCC; encoded by the coding sequence ATGGAAACCTATTTGGAAACCACAAAGAATGTGTATAAAGAAGCAGCTTTAAATCCGGATAAAGGACTTTGCTGCACAACCTCCCCTATTTGGCAGCTGCCCGGACTATCAATTCCCCAAAAGATGCTGGATATGAATTACGGCTGCGGCAGTACGGTTCACCCGCGTGATCTGGTAAATAATCCCACGATCTTGTATGTCGGCATTGGCGGCGGCATGGAACTGCTGCAATTCTCTTATTTTAGCCGCAAAAAAAACGGCGTCATTGGCCTGGATGTAGTCGATGAAATGGTAACGGCTTGCCGGGAAAATTTTCAAGAAGCGCAGCGGCTCAATTCCTGGTTTGAATCCGATTTTATCGATATTCGTAAAGGAGACGCACTATCGCTTCCTATTGAGGATGAGTCTATTGAAGTGGCGGCGCAAAACTGTTTGTTCAACATATTTACTGAAAATGATCTCATACAAGCCCTGGCGGAAATGTATAGAGTTTTGCAGCCACGAGGAAGATTGGTGTTATCGGATCCGGTTTGCGAGGCGGCAATACCCGATCATTTGAGAAGCGACGAAAGACTTCGGGCGTTATGTCTCACCGGCGCGCTGCCTCTGAACGACTACATCAAACGAATAACGGATATTGGCTTCGGCACGATAGAAGTGCGGGCAAAACGCCCATACCGTGTTCTCGATCCAAAAAAATACGATACCGATGAATTGATCTATATCGAAAGCGTTGAAATTTGCGCCATCAAAGATCCCATGCCCGATGACGGCCCCTGTGTATTCACCGGAAAAACCGCTATCTTCTTTGGCGATGACGAATATTTGGATGACCACAAAGGCCACATCCTGGTTCGGAACCAACCCATAGCCGTATGCGATAAAACCGCCGGAGACTTGAATGGACTCAGCCGGGATGATTTATTGATTACGGATTCAACTTATTTTTATGATGGCGGGGGGTGTTGTTAG
- a CDS encoding serine hydrolase, producing the protein MIHNRKYKLLIVALLCIIYTNAFSQNLDSLLSLYQKEGSSLYRGEGKFLDLKSNFNGAVLVAKHDKVIFKKTYGWYNRDKDIPLQIDSKFQIGSVTKPFTALLVLQMVEKGVLSLEQSVADILPYFPKQKGDKLTIHRLLSNTSGLPHYSALMDLGLTKEDFFQKAYTPEQYAKLIGDVGFINQPGRKFYYSSLGFQLLGVILEEVTGQTYDELLKQHITSPLGLKNTGYSDNDFVENHVAKDCNFEDYLWGLIETFEDGEFRDQSTSYAAGGIHSTVEDLYIWSHALRSHKLLSKELTQKMFTTNKTGYCYGWFRNPQNMLERNPAAKLFLHSGGKGGFSTYIALYDDSTTIIVCSNVGPINIQKVVDDIYREVHFSNPMPERLVLPSLRNLKHFESDEEGGLPGLKKYFQVISASAGYAIFPIVNYLSSVLELFYDGGRFNEAYDDLKPLIDDNPNNEGIINQVAYMFLRDDKTEQALHFFQQNTTNHANAANVYDGLGDGYAAKGEHQLALKNYKIAVELGETNFDSNLKVYQENIKRMEKKFKNK; encoded by the coding sequence ATGATTCACAACAGAAAATATAAACTTCTAATTGTCGCACTATTATGCATAATTTATACAAATGCATTTAGTCAGAATCTCGATTCACTGTTATCATTGTATCAAAAAGAAGGAAGCAGTTTATATCGCGGCGAAGGCAAGTTTCTCGATCTGAAGAGCAATTTTAATGGTGCGGTTTTAGTAGCAAAACATGATAAAGTCATTTTCAAGAAAACATACGGCTGGTATAATCGTGATAAAGATATTCCACTCCAAATAGATTCAAAATTTCAGATCGGTTCGGTTACGAAACCATTTACTGCACTGTTGGTGCTTCAGATGGTGGAAAAAGGTGTTCTAAGTTTAGAACAATCGGTTGCTGATATTCTCCCCTACTTTCCAAAACAGAAAGGAGATAAACTCACTATTCATCGATTACTTTCTAATACTTCCGGTCTGCCGCATTATTCAGCACTTATGGATTTAGGATTGACAAAAGAGGATTTTTTTCAAAAGGCTTATACACCAGAACAATATGCAAAGCTTATTGGAGATGTAGGATTTATAAATCAACCTGGTAGAAAGTTTTATTACAGCAGCCTGGGATTTCAGCTATTGGGAGTCATACTCGAAGAAGTTACAGGTCAAACTTATGATGAATTGTTGAAACAGCACATAACATCTCCGCTTGGACTTAAAAATACCGGCTATTCAGATAATGACTTTGTCGAAAATCATGTAGCAAAAGATTGTAACTTTGAAGACTATTTGTGGGGGTTGATTGAAACATTTGAGGATGGAGAATTCCGGGATCAATCTACTTCTTATGCTGCCGGCGGGATACACTCGACAGTTGAGGATCTTTATATTTGGAGCCATGCTTTACGTTCCCATAAACTTCTATCAAAAGAATTGACTCAAAAGATGTTTACAACAAATAAAACTGGATATTGTTATGGTTGGTTTCGAAATCCACAAAATATGCTTGAAAGAAATCCGGCTGCAAAACTGTTTTTACACAGTGGCGGAAAGGGGGGTTTTTCAACTTATATAGCTCTATATGACGATAGTACAACCATTATTGTCTGTTCGAATGTTGGCCCAATTAACATTCAGAAAGTGGTGGATGATATTTACCGTGAAGTACATTTTTCGAATCCAATGCCTGAAAGATTAGTCCTGCCAAGCCTGCGCAACCTGAAGCATTTTGAATCGGACGAAGAAGGCGGACTTCCAGGTTTGAAAAAATATTTCCAAGTGATATCCGCAAGTGCAGGCTATGCGATTTTTCCTATTGTTAATTATTTAAGTTCGGTATTAGAGTTATTTTACGATGGCGGAAGATTTAATGAGGCTTATGACGATCTCAAACCTCTTATAGATGATAATCCGAATAATGAGGGCATTATAAACCAGGTAGCTTATATGTTCCTGCGAGATGATAAAACCGAGCAAGCCCTTCATTTTTTTCAGCAAAACACAACCAATCATGCCAATGCAGCAAATGTCTATGATGGTTTAGGTGATGGTTATGCTGCAAAAGGAGAACACCAACTCGCTCTGAAGAATTACAAAATTGCCGTTGAACTTGGAGAAACAAACTTTGATTCCAATTTAAAAGTGTACCAAGAAAATATAAAAAGGATGGAAAAGAAATTTAAGAATAAATAA